The following are from one region of the Klebsiella aerogenes genome:
- the ddpX gene encoding D-alanyl-D-alanine dipeptidase codes for MSQQLPLVDIAARFPTLPVDLKYATADNITGRPIYREARCLLHPDAATALEKSIAIAALAGYRLLVLDAYRPQRAQQLLWNACPNQDYVVPADIGSNHSRGTAIDVTLLDERDHILDMGTAFDEMDDRSHPYHPAVAQDAQRNRLLLNAIMFGGGFKGITTEWWHFELPDAAGYPLLDDVFACFSPAQIDGVSP; via the coding sequence ATGAGCCAGCAACTCCCCCTGGTGGATATCGCCGCGCGTTTTCCCACGCTGCCTGTCGACCTGAAATACGCCACTGCCGATAACATCACCGGGCGGCCGATTTATCGCGAAGCCCGCTGTCTGCTGCACCCGGATGCAGCGACGGCGCTGGAAAAATCTATCGCTATCGCCGCACTGGCGGGTTACCGCCTGTTGGTTCTCGACGCCTATCGCCCGCAGCGCGCCCAGCAGTTGCTGTGGAACGCCTGCCCGAATCAGGATTACGTGGTGCCAGCCGATATCGGCTCCAACCACAGCCGCGGCACCGCCATCGACGTAACGCTGCTCGACGAACGCGACCACATACTCGACATGGGCACCGCCTTTGACGAGATGGACGATCGCTCGCATCCCTACCACCCGGCGGTGGCCCAGGACGCCCAGCGCAACCGCCTGCTGCTGAACGCCATTATGTTCGGCGGCGGCTTTAAAGGCATAACCACGGAATGGTGGCACTTCGAACTACCGGATGCGGCCGGTTATCCGCTACTTGATGATGTTTTCGCCTGTTTCTCCCCCGCTCAGATTGACGGAGTTTCACCATGA
- a CDS encoding MurR/RpiR family transcriptional regulator: protein MNDSNGLFRTIESTFSQLTPSEKRIGSWLLSHREHIPFETADSIAQATGTSGITVGRYLRKLGYRNLDDVKNSLKEPASTPYRQWGVIDRLDSWSQQQAQPDRASLSLQMELDAIRYVYQLAQEPLFARVSQRIAEADAVIVLGIQSTRGIANTFFSHLEYLRPRVTYADGSSGSWLESLNSEYQRPYVVLTDTRAYSTAARQFCRVAGERGIATALVTDIWCPWARDYPVDLLQVKTDTGHFWDSLAPISCLFNLLLSAVVERLGPTLSSRLAANRALQQEFGQFER from the coding sequence ATGAACGATAGCAACGGGTTGTTTCGCACCATTGAATCGACTTTCAGTCAGCTGACGCCGAGCGAAAAACGCATTGGCAGCTGGCTGTTAAGCCATCGGGAGCATATCCCGTTCGAAACCGCTGACAGCATTGCGCAGGCCACCGGCACCAGCGGCATTACCGTTGGCCGCTATCTGCGCAAGCTGGGCTATCGCAATCTCGACGACGTGAAAAACAGCCTGAAAGAACCCGCGTCAACCCCCTACCGGCAGTGGGGAGTGATCGACCGGCTCGATTCCTGGTCGCAGCAGCAGGCGCAGCCGGACCGCGCCAGTCTGTCGCTACAGATGGAGCTGGATGCCATTCGCTACGTCTATCAACTGGCGCAGGAACCACTCTTCGCCCGTGTCAGCCAACGCATCGCCGAAGCCGATGCGGTGATAGTCCTCGGCATCCAGTCGACACGCGGTATCGCCAACACCTTCTTCAGCCATCTGGAATATCTGCGCCCACGCGTGACTTACGCCGACGGCAGTTCCGGCAGTTGGCTGGAGTCGCTGAACTCTGAATACCAGCGCCCCTACGTGGTGCTGACTGATACCCGCGCCTACTCCACCGCCGCGCGCCAGTTTTGCCGGGTCGCTGGCGAACGCGGGATCGCCACTGCGTTGGTCACCGATATCTGGTGTCCGTGGGCGCGTGATTATCCCGTTGATTTATTACAGGTTAAAACCGATACCGGCCACTTCTGGGATTCGCTTGCGCCGATCAGTTGTCTTTTCAATCTGCTGCTCTCCGCGGTGGTGGAACGGCTGGGGCCGACGCTCTCCAGCCGCCTTGCCGCCAACCGCGCCCTGCAGCAGGAATTTGGTCAGTTTGAACGTTAA
- a CDS encoding CatB-related O-acetyltransferase, translating into MKIAFGEIKPLLQSQRIFFGGQKLVSDHPFYRDEQLIDIPDNLSTEPYTTYWGRCGECLASLGAFSYTRTPLPALIQVGRYTSIADRLQVLGDRHPLEWASSSPVFYASHSGLMATLAADSGRENHFYAFEKQTRPIVIGNDVWIGQNVTLAQGITIGDGAVIAANALVVKDVAPYTMVGGNPAKPIKLRFPEPIVERLLMLRWWQYSAQDIATFPVNDVARFCELLGNAREQGELTPLSLPKLTAAMVKNFVAQRQHRRGDAVPAAR; encoded by the coding sequence ATGAAAATCGCATTCGGCGAAATTAAACCTTTATTACAGAGCCAGCGTATTTTTTTCGGCGGACAAAAACTGGTTAGCGACCATCCGTTCTACCGTGATGAACAACTTATCGATATACCGGATAATTTATCGACCGAGCCCTATACCACCTACTGGGGACGCTGCGGCGAGTGCCTGGCTTCTCTCGGCGCATTTAGCTATACCCGCACGCCGCTGCCGGCGTTGATTCAGGTCGGGCGCTATACCTCCATTGCTGATAGATTGCAGGTGTTGGGCGACCGGCATCCGCTGGAGTGGGCAAGCTCGAGCCCGGTTTTTTATGCCAGCCATTCTGGATTGATGGCGACTCTGGCGGCGGATAGCGGGCGGGAAAACCATTTCTATGCTTTTGAAAAACAAACGCGGCCGATCGTTATCGGCAATGATGTCTGGATTGGTCAAAACGTGACGCTGGCGCAGGGTATCACCATTGGCGATGGCGCGGTTATCGCTGCTAATGCGTTGGTCGTGAAAGATGTCGCGCCCTATACCATGGTGGGCGGCAACCCGGCGAAGCCCATCAAACTCCGTTTTCCTGAACCGATAGTTGAACGGCTGTTGATGCTGCGCTGGTGGCAGTATTCGGCACAGGATATCGCAACCTTCCCGGTTAATGATGTCGCCCGCTTTTGTGAATTACTCGGCAATGCCCGGGAACAAGGCGAATTAACGCCGCTTTCGCTGCCGAAACTGACGGCGGCGATGGTGAAAAACTTTGTCGCGCAGCGGCAGCATCGCCGCGGCGATGCGGTACCGGCGGCGCGTTGA
- a CDS encoding transporter substrate-binding domain-containing protein, with product MKLKLGVVLMAAVMACGAQARDMQSIQQSGELKVGVPGDYAPLAFHNGAGELIGYDVDMAHDLGKTLGLKVTFIITSWPTLSADLKADKFDIAMGGVTETPARGKDFSLSHPVVANGKIALASCTAAPALGSLEKIDQPNVKVIVNPGGTNQSFVDEHIKHAQIIRVQNNVDNLQALRQKTADMMVTDLIEGDYYQSKEPGVFCVANETPFPGTASYKVYMMNKDNPALLEKVNQWLDSQDKNVLKRKWKIHG from the coding sequence ATGAAGTTAAAGTTAGGCGTCGTCTTGATGGCGGCGGTGATGGCCTGCGGCGCGCAGGCGCGCGATATGCAGTCGATTCAGCAAAGCGGCGAGTTAAAAGTGGGCGTACCGGGCGACTATGCGCCGCTGGCGTTTCATAACGGCGCTGGCGAGCTTATCGGCTATGACGTGGATATGGCCCACGATCTTGGTAAGACGCTGGGGCTGAAGGTGACGTTTATCATCACCAGCTGGCCGACGTTATCTGCTGATTTAAAAGCCGATAAATTTGATATTGCCATGGGCGGGGTGACGGAGACGCCAGCGCGTGGGAAAGACTTCTCGCTGAGCCACCCGGTGGTGGCGAATGGTAAAATCGCGCTGGCCAGCTGTACCGCCGCGCCAGCGCTCGGCAGCCTTGAAAAAATCGACCAGCCGAATGTGAAGGTGATCGTGAACCCGGGCGGCACTAACCAAAGCTTCGTTGATGAACATATCAAACATGCGCAGATTATCCGCGTACAGAACAATGTCGATAACCTGCAGGCGTTGCGGCAGAAAACCGCCGATATGATGGTGACCGACCTGATTGAAGGGGACTATTACCAGAGTAAAGAGCCCGGCGTATTCTGCGTGGCTAACGAGACGCCGTTCCCCGGCACCGCCAGCTACAAGGTGTATATGATGAATAAGGATAATCCGGCGCTGCTGGAGAAAGTGAACCAGTGGCTGGATAGCCAGGACAAGAACGTGCTCAAGCGGAAGTGGAAAATCCATGGCTAA
- a CDS encoding fimbrial protein, with protein MKLHKLTMALAVCGLMSLSGINVANAAGTGSGQDFGTIDFNGEVTTSTCDVTVSSPNGTDGNKATVNLEKVTASSITSQDGGAHPFTINVSGCDTASTDVIGVTFAAGNGLGLTPDGTLPNTSTDKDTVKVSLALYDNGSMINLTNADQTKGSKFQLDADGAGHLDYVVMYHNDVNGTTPAAGLVKSSATYQLDYQ; from the coding sequence ATGAAATTACATAAATTAACCATGGCATTAGCAGTATGTGGCCTGATGAGCCTGTCAGGCATCAATGTGGCAAATGCAGCAGGTACAGGTAGCGGGCAAGACTTCGGTACAATCGATTTTAATGGGGAAGTGACCACATCAACCTGTGACGTTACCGTAAGCTCACCTAACGGCACCGACGGCAACAAGGCCACTGTCAATCTTGAGAAGGTAACCGCTAGCTCGATAACCAGCCAGGACGGAGGTGCCCATCCATTTACCATTAATGTTAGCGGCTGTGACACAGCATCAACCGATGTCATTGGCGTTACATTTGCCGCTGGCAACGGTCTTGGACTAACCCCGGATGGTACCCTGCCAAATACATCTACAGATAAGGACACCGTTAAGGTCAGCTTAGCGCTATACGATAATGGTAGTATGATCAATTTGACTAACGCTGACCAGACGAAAGGTTCTAAATTCCAGTTAGACGCTGATGGTGCTGGTCATCTTGATTATGTTGTGATGTACCACAATGATGTAAACGGTACAACTCCTGCTGCAGGCCTTGTTAAAAGTAGTGCCACCTATCAGCTTGACTATCAGTAA
- a CDS encoding fimbria/pilus periplasmic chaperone, with the protein MKYIKPLYQILCLITLACYSTLSFAGLVLESTRVIYPAGENEVTLRMNNTGKLPVLAQSWIDHGDETVAPDQLSSVFVLTPPINRVNGGKGQTLRISMMDSSKLPKDKESVYYLNVLAIPTKSADGMNNNQLNIAFKTRIKLFYRPDGLQGSANKAPELLKWSISGNGVKASNPTPYYITISKVVYSVGATKYEAAGQMIAPGGASEFHFKGLNQVSSTSAISYSTVNDFGGFNNHKIAK; encoded by the coding sequence ATGAAATATATTAAGCCGTTATATCAAATATTATGTTTAATAACGTTGGCCTGTTACAGCACGCTTTCATTTGCGGGGCTCGTGCTGGAAAGCACACGTGTTATTTATCCTGCGGGTGAAAATGAAGTCACGCTAAGAATGAACAACACCGGTAAATTGCCCGTTCTGGCGCAAAGCTGGATTGATCATGGCGATGAAACTGTTGCGCCAGATCAATTATCTTCGGTGTTTGTTTTAACCCCGCCTATTAACCGGGTCAACGGTGGGAAAGGACAAACGCTCAGAATAAGCATGATGGATAGCAGTAAACTGCCGAAAGATAAAGAGTCCGTTTATTATCTGAATGTGTTGGCTATCCCGACCAAATCAGCGGATGGCATGAATAACAACCAGCTGAATATTGCCTTTAAAACCCGCATCAAACTTTTTTACCGCCCGGATGGGTTACAAGGTAGTGCCAATAAAGCACCTGAATTACTTAAATGGAGCATCAGCGGTAATGGCGTCAAAGCATCAAACCCGACGCCATACTATATCACGATAAGCAAAGTGGTCTATTCCGTGGGCGCGACGAAATACGAAGCGGCAGGCCAGATGATTGCGCCAGGCGGAGCCAGTGAATTTCATTTCAAGGGCTTAAACCAGGTGAGCAGCACCAGTGCGATAAGCTATAGCACCGTCAATGATTTTGGCGGTTTCAACAACCATAAAATAGCGAAATAA